Proteins co-encoded in one Dyadobacter sp. CECT 9275 genomic window:
- a CDS encoding Hsp70 family protein, producing the protein MSTISCGIDFGTSNSSLAVADQQTVQLIAAENGNSTIPSAMFFLRKGNTAYYGREAMNLFLDKTPGRLMRSLKRVLGTSVMKQGTIVNGEHMKFDAIIASFLKKLKDQAELEAGQSIEYVTMGRPVHFVDNDPGADERAETELRAIGGLLGFKEISFQFEPIAAAFAHETTIGGEKLALVVDLGGGTSDFTVIRLSQNNIRKTDRTSDILGNTGVRIGGNDLDKDLSLAAVMPVLGYRSTYGEKNLEVPLKHYHDLSEWSKVNFLYNTKNIFQVKQLLFQSHDKKRYERLLKVLEQETGHALLAATEQTKIALTQLQEFETPFDFLEMGLSEKVSREKFNQAIEQRVSKISQTAMLCVAEAGVKAGDIDLVILTGGTTEVPVVQHEFAVLFPNAKVSGENKLSSVGLGLAYDSRNKFS; encoded by the coding sequence ATGAGTACCATTTCATGCGGTATAGATTTCGGCACATCCAATTCCAGTTTGGCCGTTGCAGATCAGCAAACCGTTCAGTTAATTGCAGCCGAAAACGGCAATAGCACCATTCCAAGCGCCATGTTCTTTCTCCGAAAGGGGAATACCGCCTACTACGGCCGTGAAGCCATGAACTTGTTTCTGGACAAAACACCAGGGCGCCTGATGCGAAGCCTTAAGCGGGTCCTGGGTACTTCGGTAATGAAACAGGGTACCATTGTGAATGGAGAACACATGAAGTTTGACGCCATCATCGCGTCATTTCTGAAAAAACTGAAAGACCAGGCAGAGCTTGAGGCAGGGCAATCCATTGAGTATGTTACGATGGGTCGCCCGGTACATTTTGTTGACAACGACCCAGGGGCCGACGAGCGGGCCGAAACCGAACTGCGCGCCATTGGAGGCCTGCTCGGGTTTAAGGAGATAAGTTTTCAGTTTGAACCCATTGCGGCTGCTTTCGCACACGAAACAACCATTGGGGGTGAGAAATTAGCACTGGTGGTGGACCTGGGCGGTGGTACTTCGGATTTCACGGTGATCAGATTATCTCAAAATAACATCCGCAAAACCGACAGAACGTCTGATATCCTTGGCAATACCGGCGTGCGGATCGGAGGAAATGACCTGGATAAAGACCTCAGCTTGGCCGCTGTGATGCCGGTTCTGGGATACCGGAGTACCTATGGTGAAAAAAATCTGGAGGTACCGCTCAAACATTACCACGATCTTTCGGAATGGAGCAAGGTGAACTTTTTATACAATACCAAAAACATTTTTCAGGTAAAACAGCTCCTCTTTCAGTCGCATGATAAAAAGAGGTATGAACGACTGTTAAAAGTGCTCGAGCAGGAAACCGGGCATGCCCTGCTGGCGGCTACTGAGCAAACAAAAATTGCCCTCACGCAACTTCAGGAATTTGAAACGCCTTTCGATTTTCTGGAAATGGGCCTGTCCGAAAAAGTAAGCAGGGAGAAATTCAACCAGGCTATTGAGCAGAGGGTGAGCAAAATCAGTCAGACGGCCATGTTATGTGTGGCAGAAGCAGGTGTGAAAGCCGGCGATATTGACCTGGTCATACTCACAGGTGGAACGACGGAGGTGCCTGTGGTGCAGCACGAATTTGCGGTGCTTTTTCCTAACGCCAAAGTTTCGGGCGAAAACAAGCTATCCAGCGTTGGCCTCGGCCTTGCCTACGACAGCCGCAATAAATTTTCGTAA
- a CDS encoding L,D-transpeptidase family protein — protein sequence MKILLAFVLSCLFIASCKTKGKQGNEIAVRDTTITVENSFTELFIDTIALDRFVRANALQDSVFNKMKSFYNHRNYQFAWFFPDGMAEFVPTFLSLQNDYIHYSGDSSLYDPGLVAAIDSLRERKRLNPHDSLVIQTELSLTRHFFQYTERAYSGDHRINVQELNWFIPRKKIDPEAFLDSLLKNKGKNLTAYEPVNRQYNLLKENLLRYYAFENETWPVIENVKRLKEGDLSPAVQEIKKRLTLLGDLPKTDTSAVFDSTFAVAVKSFQERMGLKPNGEIGPAFLKELNVPVKERIRQMLINMERIRWVPATPSTDYILVNIPEFRLHVYEKGKLAFDMNVVVGSQAHNTVIFSGTLNQIVFSPYWNIPPSILKNEILPGIRRNPNYLARHNMEWNGNAVRQKPGKANSLGLVKFLFPNSYNIYLHDTPSKSLFGESQRAFSHGCIRLSEPKKLAEFLLRKDSTWTSDKITSAMNAGKEKYVRLRGKNEIPVFIGYFTAWVDQKGHLNFRRDVYGHDKKMANRLFGDTVASVSTSR from the coding sequence ATGAAAATACTCCTTGCTTTCGTCCTGAGTTGCCTGTTTATCGCCTCTTGCAAAACAAAAGGCAAACAAGGCAACGAAATTGCCGTCAGGGATACAACCATTACGGTTGAAAATTCTTTCACCGAACTTTTCATAGATACCATTGCGCTGGACCGTTTTGTACGCGCCAATGCCCTGCAGGATAGTGTTTTCAATAAAATGAAAAGCTTTTACAACCACAGAAACTATCAGTTTGCCTGGTTTTTTCCAGATGGTATGGCCGAGTTTGTCCCAACTTTCCTAAGTCTTCAAAACGATTATATCCATTATTCAGGTGATAGCTCCCTGTATGACCCCGGCCTGGTAGCGGCTATTGATTCGCTTCGTGAAAGGAAACGGCTTAACCCGCACGATTCACTTGTGATCCAAACGGAACTCTCGCTTACCCGTCATTTTTTCCAATATACCGAGCGGGCATATTCGGGTGATCACCGTATTAATGTACAGGAACTGAACTGGTTCATTCCCAGAAAGAAAATCGACCCGGAAGCTTTTCTGGACTCCCTTCTTAAAAATAAAGGGAAAAATCTGACGGCCTACGAACCTGTTAACCGGCAGTATAACCTTTTGAAAGAGAACCTGCTGCGTTACTATGCTTTTGAAAACGAAACCTGGCCGGTAATCGAAAATGTCAAAAGGCTGAAGGAAGGAGATCTCTCACCGGCCGTCCAGGAAATTAAAAAACGACTGACTCTACTGGGGGATTTACCCAAAACGGATACCTCCGCAGTATTTGATTCAACCTTTGCAGTGGCTGTGAAATCCTTTCAGGAAAGAATGGGGCTTAAACCCAATGGAGAAATTGGACCAGCATTTCTGAAAGAACTGAATGTCCCTGTTAAGGAGCGGATCCGGCAGATGCTCATCAACATGGAGCGGATCAGGTGGGTACCGGCTACACCATCAACCGATTATATCCTGGTCAACATCCCTGAATTCCGTTTGCATGTGTATGAAAAGGGCAAGCTGGCTTTTGATATGAACGTCGTGGTAGGTTCTCAGGCCCACAATACAGTTATTTTTTCTGGTACACTTAACCAGATTGTCTTCAGCCCTTACTGGAATATCCCGCCCAGTATCCTCAAAAACGAGATCCTTCCGGGGATCAGGCGTAATCCCAATTACCTCGCCCGCCACAATATGGAATGGAACGGTAATGCTGTCCGTCAAAAACCTGGAAAAGCTAATTCTTTGGGCCTTGTCAAGTTTCTTTTTCCCAACAGTTACAATATATACCTGCATGACACCCCTTCAAAAAGCCTGTTTGGGGAGTCACAGAGGGCTTTTAGCCACGGATGTATCCGGTTGTCGGAGCCGAAAAAGCTGGCAGAATTTCTTCTGCGGAAAGACAGTACCTGGACTTCTGATAAAATAACCAGTGCTATGAACGCCGGAAAGGAGAAGTATGTAAGGTTACGCGGTAAAAATGAAATTCCGGTTTTTATTGGCTATTTCACTGCCTGGGTGGATCAGAAAGGACACCTTAATTTTCGCCGTGATGTATATGGGCATGATAAAAAAATGGCCAACAGGCTCTTTGGTGACACGGTTGCATCGGTAAGTACCTCCAGATAA
- a CDS encoding aldo/keto reductase has protein sequence MAYTKEDQMIQRTIPATGEKLPVVGLGSWQQFDVGASAQETGSLKEVLGNLLDKGGKVVDASPMYGRAEEVIGDLTADLKSNDQFFLATKVWTTGRQEGISQMNDSLRKLHRKKIDLMQIHNLQDWQTHLKTLREWKETGKIRYIGITHYTDAAHSRLEQILKTEPIDFVQFNYSIRSRNAEKSLLNAARDKGVAVIINEPFDQGALFRLVKGKELPTWAGELDIHSWAQFFLKYLIADPAVTCVIPGTSDVGHLLDNTGAGFGRLPDPTTRKKMVDWLRL, from the coding sequence ATGGCTTATACAAAGGAAGATCAGATGATTCAAAGGACGATTCCTGCAACTGGAGAAAAATTACCTGTAGTGGGGCTGGGCTCCTGGCAGCAGTTTGATGTAGGCGCTTCGGCTCAGGAAACAGGTTCGCTAAAGGAAGTCCTCGGGAACCTGTTAGACAAAGGAGGTAAAGTGGTGGACGCTTCCCCGATGTACGGCAGGGCTGAGGAGGTGATCGGAGATTTAACAGCTGATCTGAAGTCGAACGATCAATTTTTTCTGGCAACCAAGGTATGGACCACCGGCAGGCAGGAAGGGATCAGTCAAATGAACGATTCTCTCCGGAAACTGCACAGAAAAAAAATAGACCTGATGCAGATCCATAATCTGCAGGATTGGCAGACGCACTTGAAAACACTGAGGGAATGGAAGGAAACTGGGAAAATCAGGTACATAGGCATTACTCATTATACCGACGCCGCACACAGCAGGCTGGAACAGATACTCAAAACGGAACCCATTGATTTTGTTCAGTTCAATTATAGTATCCGCTCACGCAATGCAGAAAAAAGCTTGCTGAATGCGGCCAGGGATAAGGGAGTAGCCGTGATTATCAATGAGCCGTTTGATCAGGGAGCTCTCTTCAGGCTCGTCAAAGGAAAGGAACTCCCCACCTGGGCAGGAGAGTTGGATATCCATTCCTGGGCTCAGTTTTTCCTCAAGTACCTGATTGCCGACCCAGCCGTGACCTGTGTCATACCGGGTACTTCGGATGTCGGGCACCTCCTTGACAACACTGGAGCAGGCTTTGGCCGCTTACCTGACCCAACCACCCGTAAAAAGATGGTGGATTGGTTACGGCTGTAA
- a CDS encoding PAS domain-containing sensor histidine kinase, giving the protein MSKKEEEPAIGLTEASERFELLAKATHDIIWDWNLTEQKIWWNEALQKLFGYSEEEILPSPDFWYDRIHPEDRERVLKHINELLEQGGENWSDHYRFRKADGTYAEVLDRGYTIKKEGVPVRMVGSMQDITREVQIQKEREQSEERLQFALNSAKLGTWELNPEKNTISWDDRCRELFGYHSGDVVDYQHSLLSIHPDDRERISNAVQKALTPGSGGVYDVQFRTIGVHNSQLRWLHCKGQAYFDDQGKPERFSGIVLDITSQMKDLEKLMLSDQQAAIAIEGTEAGSFVLTVETNEIAYSPSFVRILTGVETQSMPRPIIVNHIHPDDAHLRENAHKLASETGNLNYEARFIWENGAIRWVKVLGRYLYNNQGKAIHLSGIVLDVTDRMNYEQKLRANEEYLRSMIDHSPVAMALLRGQELVIETANNAFATLLGPLETIKGHPLTFSGEKTHPFVELPRKAFLDAQVYQAKEILIKSFDEGLTKDSYYDFTFSPIAAADGTVSGVIATGIEVSQQVQARAALKESERRFRNLIEEAPVATSLFVGKDMIIDLPNEAMIRFWGKGPDVAGKPLREAVPELVGQPFLGILDEVFRTGETYHSDASPADLEVDGVMGTYYFDFTYKPLRNSDGEVYAILDMAVDVTSQVVARQELMQSEERYRQLANELDQRVQQRTIELHKANQELIHSNNNLQQFAYAASHDLQEPLRKIQSFGSRLHTMYNNQLDSTGVYMLDRIQDASKRMSYMIDDLLAYSRLSTRDNELELVNLNQVVANVLPDLEIAINEKRAEITTGELPLIWGNERQLGQLFQNLLGNAIKYSKPDTIPLITVSSRLAEPSETALIPSILPQTTYVRIAIADNGIGFDMKNVDRIFHMFQRLHGRSEYSGSGIGLALCKKVVQNHHGYITASSSPGNGSTFIIYLPLTGKPGQEPAENMD; this is encoded by the coding sequence ATGTCAAAAAAAGAGGAAGAACCCGCTATTGGATTGACGGAGGCGAGCGAACGGTTCGAGTTATTGGCAAAGGCAACCCACGATATTATCTGGGACTGGAATCTGACGGAACAAAAAATATGGTGGAATGAGGCGCTGCAAAAGCTGTTTGGTTACTCGGAAGAAGAGATACTTCCCAGCCCCGACTTCTGGTATGACCGTATTCACCCTGAGGATCGGGAACGTGTTCTGAAACATATCAATGAGTTACTGGAGCAGGGCGGCGAAAACTGGTCGGATCACTACCGGTTCAGAAAAGCCGACGGTACCTATGCAGAGGTATTGGACCGCGGTTATACCATTAAAAAAGAAGGTGTTCCTGTCAGGATGGTTGGCTCCATGCAGGATATTACCAGAGAGGTGCAGATACAAAAAGAGAGAGAACAAAGTGAAGAACGGCTCCAGTTTGCTTTAAACTCTGCAAAACTGGGCACCTGGGAACTCAATCCTGAAAAAAATACGATATCCTGGGATGACCGGTGCAGAGAATTGTTTGGTTATCATTCCGGAGATGTGGTCGATTACCAGCATTCACTTCTCAGTATCCATCCGGACGACCGGGAAAGAATAAGCAACGCTGTGCAAAAAGCACTCACACCCGGCTCGGGTGGGGTATATGATGTACAGTTCAGGACCATAGGTGTGCACAACAGTCAGTTGCGGTGGCTGCATTGCAAAGGCCAGGCCTATTTTGATGACCAGGGCAAGCCTGAAAGATTTTCGGGTATTGTGCTGGATATAACCAGCCAGATGAAGGATCTGGAAAAACTGATGCTGTCCGACCAGCAGGCGGCCATTGCGATTGAAGGTACGGAGGCTGGGTCGTTTGTTCTGACGGTTGAAACAAATGAGATAGCTTACTCCCCCTCTTTTGTGAGAATACTGACTGGGGTTGAAACACAAAGCATGCCCCGTCCTATCATCGTCAACCATATCCACCCGGATGATGCACATCTCCGCGAAAATGCCCACAAACTGGCATCGGAAACGGGGAATCTGAATTATGAGGCACGGTTTATCTGGGAAAACGGTGCCATTCGATGGGTGAAGGTACTGGGCAGGTACCTGTATAACAATCAGGGAAAGGCCATTCATCTTTCCGGTATTGTGCTGGACGTAACCGACCGGATGAACTACGAACAAAAACTGAGAGCCAACGAGGAATATCTCAGGAGTATGATCGATCACTCACCTGTAGCCATGGCACTTTTACGCGGGCAAGAACTCGTAATTGAAACTGCAAATAACGCTTTTGCCACGCTTTTAGGCCCTTTGGAGACAATTAAAGGACACCCACTGACATTTTCTGGTGAGAAAACTCACCCTTTTGTAGAACTGCCCCGCAAGGCTTTTTTAGATGCGCAGGTATATCAGGCGAAAGAAATACTGATAAAATCATTTGATGAAGGCTTAACGAAAGATTCCTATTACGATTTTACCTTTTCCCCCATTGCAGCGGCTGACGGAACGGTGAGCGGTGTGATTGCCACGGGCATTGAGGTAAGCCAGCAGGTGCAGGCGAGAGCTGCGCTGAAAGAGAGCGAGCGCCGTTTCCGTAACCTTATAGAAGAAGCTCCGGTTGCCACATCGTTGTTTGTGGGGAAGGACATGATCATTGATCTTCCCAATGAGGCCATGATCCGGTTCTGGGGAAAAGGACCGGATGTAGCTGGAAAACCTTTGCGTGAAGCGGTTCCTGAGCTCGTCGGTCAGCCTTTTCTTGGGATATTGGATGAGGTGTTCAGGACAGGTGAAACGTATCATTCCGATGCATCTCCGGCTGATCTTGAAGTGGATGGTGTGATGGGTACCTATTATTTTGACTTCACCTACAAACCGCTCCGAAACAGTGATGGGGAGGTTTATGCCATTCTTGATATGGCGGTGGATGTTACCTCTCAGGTAGTGGCAAGACAGGAACTGATGCAAAGTGAAGAAAGATACCGGCAACTTGCCAACGAACTGGATCAGCGTGTACAACAGCGTACCATTGAGCTCCACAAGGCAAATCAGGAACTGATCCATTCCAACAATAACCTCCAGCAATTTGCCTATGCCGCCAGTCATGACTTGCAGGAACCCTTGAGGAAGATCCAGTCCTTCGGGTCGCGGCTGCATACGATGTACAATAACCAGCTGGACAGTACCGGTGTTTATATGCTGGACAGGATCCAGGACGCCAGCAAGCGGATGTCTTACATGATTGACGATCTGCTGGCTTATTCCCGGCTGTCCACCCGGGATAATGAGCTGGAGCTGGTGAATCTCAATCAGGTAGTAGCCAACGTCCTTCCGGATCTTGAAATTGCCATAAATGAGAAAAGGGCAGAGATCACAACCGGCGAGCTGCCCCTGATCTGGGGAAATGAGAGGCAGCTCGGGCAGCTTTTTCAAAACCTGCTGGGTAACGCCATAAAATACAGCAAGCCGGATACCATCCCGCTGATAACCGTAAGCAGCCGCCTTGCCGAGCCTTCCGAAACGGCGCTTATTCCGAGTATATTACCACAGACTACGTACGTACGGATAGCCATAGCAGACAACGGGATAGGTTTTGATATGAAAAATGTTGATAGGATTTTTCACATGTTTCAACGCCTTCACGGACGCAGTGAGTACTCTGGCTCAGGTATCGGCCTTGCGTTATGTAAAAAGGTGGTGCAAAACCATCATGGATACATCACAGCAAGCAGTTCGCCCGGAAATGGTTCCACGTTCATTATTTACCTGCCTCTGACCGGCAAGCCAGGTCAGGAGCCGGCGGAAAACATGGATTAA
- a CDS encoding DUF4202 domain-containing protein, which produces MNKLEVAFSLFDGYNMRCPQHISWQGKDYPLEYFYALKLYEWVKKLSPAAAESLLLASRCQHIGRWEIARNTYPEGRVGYLKWRSDLAKYHAKIAEGFLREAGYDQEMIDSVREIVLKQKIKHNPAVQTMENALCLVFLEFQYDELISRHTDEKLIGILRKTWAKMSSEGQEAALGLAYSNRGKELIKMALAG; this is translated from the coding sequence ATGAATAAGCTTGAAGTTGCATTTTCTTTATTTGACGGTTACAATATGCGTTGTCCCCAGCATATCAGCTGGCAGGGAAAGGATTATCCGCTTGAATACTTTTATGCCTTGAAATTATATGAATGGGTAAAAAAACTTTCGCCAGCAGCGGCTGAAAGCCTGCTGCTTGCTTCCCGCTGCCAGCATATAGGCCGATGGGAAATTGCCCGTAATACCTACCCAGAAGGAAGAGTGGGCTATTTGAAATGGCGCAGCGACCTTGCCAAATACCATGCAAAAATTGCAGAAGGTTTCCTGCGCGAAGCCGGTTATGATCAGGAAATGATTGATTCTGTGAGGGAAATAGTACTTAAGCAGAAAATAAAGCACAATCCGGCGGTACAGACCATGGAAAATGCATTATGCCTGGTATTCCTTGAGTTTCAGTATGACGAGCTGATATCCAGACACACTGATGAAAAATTGATCGGGATACTCAGAAAAACCTGGGCTAAAATGAGCAGTGAGGGACAAGAAGCTGCCCTGGGCCTGGCATATAGTAACAGGGGGAAAGAATTGATCAAAATGGCGCTGGCTGGTTAA
- a CDS encoding LytR/AlgR family response regulator transcription factor translates to MTTYHSLIIDDEPIARDVIRTYLKDDLSIETVGEACNGSEAVIKILQYKPDLIFLDIQMPEMDGFEVLKEVWPHHRPFVIFTTAFDQYALRAFEVNAIDYLLKPFDEIRFHQALGRIKERLSLQSQPRMEALVTRLLQQQAETGSAQYLQRILVKETGRMLLVKTEDISHFDADGNYITLHTAAKSYTIYESLSSLEERLNPADFIRVSRSYIININFIAELETYFNGEYIVLLQTGERIKCTRSYRENLKVFLTNLK, encoded by the coding sequence ATGACAACCTATCATTCACTTATTATTGATGATGAACCCATTGCCCGGGACGTAATCCGGACTTACCTGAAAGACGACCTCTCCATTGAAACAGTTGGTGAGGCGTGTAATGGTTCAGAAGCTGTTATAAAAATACTGCAGTACAAGCCAGACCTTATTTTTCTGGATATCCAGATGCCCGAGATGGACGGTTTTGAGGTTTTGAAAGAGGTATGGCCGCATCACCGCCCTTTCGTTATTTTTACCACTGCCTTTGATCAGTATGCGCTGCGTGCCTTTGAAGTAAACGCCATTGACTACCTGTTAAAGCCATTTGACGAAATCCGGTTTCACCAGGCACTGGGAAGAATCAAGGAAAGGCTGAGCCTTCAGTCCCAGCCCAGAATGGAAGCACTGGTTACCCGCTTACTCCAGCAGCAGGCGGAAACCGGTTCAGCTCAATATTTACAGCGCATCCTGGTGAAAGAAACCGGCCGGATGCTCCTGGTAAAAACGGAAGACATAAGCCATTTTGATGCCGACGGCAACTACATTACACTTCATACAGCGGCCAAGTCGTATACCATTTACGAAAGTTTGTCGAGCCTGGAAGAACGGCTTAATCCGGCGGATTTTATCAGGGTAAGCCGCTCTTATATCATCAATATAAACTTTATAGCGGAGCTTGAAACCTATTTTAACGGAGAATATATTGTTTTACTCCAAACGGGTGAACGCATTAAATGTACCAGAAGTTACCGTGAAAATCTCAAAGTTTTTTTGACAAATCTTAAGTAA
- a CDS encoding Gfo/Idh/MocA family protein, whose amino-acid sequence MSSDRRYFLKTVTAGSALIAAESVAKPFNIIRDLKKISPNDKIRFATIGMGIQGNQDTKAALRSSKDVEFVAAADLYDGRLTRVKEVYGKDVFTTRDYHEILGRKDIDAVLVVTPDHWHDHITKASLQAGKHVYCEKPMVHHISEGASVIEAWKKSGKTMQIGSQRISTSSFKEAKRLFQAGEIGDINYVESNNDRFNAIGAWNYSIPTDASPSTVDWEHYLGDAPKMPFDAKRFFRWRNYRDYGTGVAGDLFVHLITGVHFVTGSLGPERIFSSGELSYWKDGRDVPDVLVSILEYPKTDIHANFQMVLRVNFANAGAIANNTRIIGTEGQIEFTENNLILTKKKLPKAPGFGGYDSYNTFSESEQKEFKKKYDLEYPADTRTAEPVKEIKFAAPQEEDSHAIHFADFFENIRKGSIGTIEDPVFGFRAAAPVLACNESYFEKKIVHWDPVAMKKKKK is encoded by the coding sequence ATGAGTTCAGACCGCCGGTATTTTCTTAAAACAGTAACAGCAGGTTCGGCTTTAATAGCTGCTGAGAGTGTTGCCAAGCCTTTCAATATCATCAGGGATCTGAAAAAAATAAGCCCGAACGACAAGATCAGATTTGCGACCATCGGCATGGGTATACAGGGTAACCAGGATACAAAAGCGGCCCTGAGGAGTTCTAAAGACGTTGAATTTGTGGCAGCGGCCGACCTTTACGACGGACGGCTTACGCGGGTAAAGGAGGTTTATGGAAAGGACGTTTTCACTACCCGTGATTACCACGAAATTCTGGGAAGAAAGGATATCGATGCCGTTCTGGTGGTGACACCGGACCATTGGCACGACCATATTACCAAGGCTTCTTTGCAGGCCGGCAAGCATGTATATTGCGAAAAACCGATGGTGCATCATATCAGCGAAGGAGCGTCGGTCATTGAAGCCTGGAAAAAATCGGGTAAAACCATGCAGATCGGAAGCCAGCGGATCAGCACCAGTTCCTTTAAAGAGGCCAAAAGGTTGTTTCAGGCAGGCGAGATAGGGGATATTAATTATGTTGAATCCAATAATGATCGCTTTAATGCTATTGGAGCCTGGAACTACTCCATACCTACGGATGCATCACCTTCCACGGTGGACTGGGAGCATTACCTTGGCGATGCCCCCAAAATGCCTTTTGATGCGAAACGGTTCTTCAGGTGGAGAAATTACCGGGACTACGGTACGGGTGTTGCGGGTGACCTTTTCGTACATTTAATTACAGGGGTTCATTTTGTTACAGGGTCTCTGGGCCCCGAACGCATTTTTTCTTCCGGTGAGCTGAGTTACTGGAAAGATGGAAGAGATGTACCCGATGTGCTGGTATCCATCCTGGAATATCCTAAAACCGATATTCATGCTAATTTTCAGATGGTTTTACGAGTGAATTTTGCCAACGCGGGAGCCATCGCCAATAACACACGGATCATAGGCACAGAAGGTCAAATTGAATTTACGGAAAATAACCTGATTCTTACAAAGAAAAAACTCCCCAAAGCACCAGGTTTTGGTGGTTATGATAGTTACAATACTTTCTCCGAGAGTGAGCAGAAGGAATTTAAAAAGAAGTATGACCTTGAATACCCTGCCGATACGCGGACTGCTGAGCCGGTGAAAGAAATAAAATTTGCAGCCCCACAGGAGGAAGATTCTCATGCTATTCACTTTGCCGATTTTTTTGAAAATATCAGAAAGGGAAGTATTGGAACCATTGAAGACCCCGTATTTGGTTTTCGGGCGGCGGCTCCTGTATTGGCTTGTAACGAAAGCTATTTTGAGAAGAAGATTGTTCACTGGGATCCGGTAGCTATGAAAAAGAAGAAGAAATAG
- a CDS encoding 3-keto-disaccharide hydrolase — translation MKGYLLLLSILFLGIGLLGFRQIPKKPVSLFDGKSFKGWTGDTVHTWRIEHGAIVGGSLKKTVPHNEFLTTKKEYGPFILKLKFKLSGTEGFINTGVQFNSKRATNPDYEMIGYQADLGDKYWASLYDESRRNKTLIAPDSAYVHSILKPFQWNDYEVRSNSGKISIYLNGKLTVKYTETDKAIPQKGLIGLQIHGGGKAEVAYKDIVITEL, via the coding sequence ATGAAAGGATATCTTTTATTGCTGAGTATCTTATTTTTAGGTATAGGGCTTCTGGGTTTCCGGCAGATACCGAAAAAGCCGGTGTCGTTATTTGACGGAAAAAGTTTTAAAGGCTGGACGGGAGACACCGTACATACCTGGAGGATCGAGCATGGGGCCATCGTGGGCGGCTCCCTTAAAAAGACGGTTCCACACAATGAATTTCTCACTACAAAGAAAGAGTATGGTCCATTTATCCTTAAACTCAAATTCAAACTTTCCGGTACCGAAGGTTTTATCAACACAGGGGTACAGTTTAATAGTAAGCGTGCTACGAATCCTGATTATGAGATGATTGGCTATCAGGCCGATTTGGGAGATAAGTACTGGGCAAGCCTTTACGATGAGTCAAGAAGAAACAAAACGCTGATTGCCCCGGATTCGGCCTATGTGCACAGCATCCTGAAACCTTTTCAGTGGAATGATTATGAGGTGCGCAGCAACAGCGGAAAAATCAGTATCTATCTTAATGGTAAGTTAACAGTGAAATATACTGAAACAGATAAAGCCATTCCACAAAAAGGGCTGATCGGCTTACAGATCCATGGTGGAGGCAAGGCGGAAGTAGCTTATAAGGATATCGTCATTACCGAATTATAG
- a CDS encoding GNAT family N-acetyltransferase: MDTYNIILELDERGHGAFFLNDDQEKVGEMVVAITATRLTVYHTEINPEYEGKGLSKLLLEAMVAHARQKKLMVIPLCAYVHTQFKRHPEQYNDIWLH; the protein is encoded by the coding sequence ATGGATACTTACAACATAATACTTGAGCTGGACGAGCGAGGCCACGGCGCTTTTTTCCTGAACGACGATCAGGAAAAAGTGGGTGAAATGGTAGTGGCCATCACCGCAACCAGGCTGACAGTTTATCACACGGAAATTAATCCTGAATACGAAGGCAAGGGCCTCTCCAAACTTCTGCTAGAGGCAATGGTCGCGCATGCCAGACAGAAAAAACTAATGGTGATCCCACTTTGCGCTTATGTCCATACCCAGTTCAAACGACATCCTGAACAGTATAACGATATCTGGCTGCATTAA